The Elaeis guineensis isolate ETL-2024a chromosome 11, EG11, whole genome shotgun sequence genomic interval ACCTTTGTCAGGATAGTAGAATCTATATCTTTAGAATTATCTGGATAgtcaattaaataaaaataaatagttttaATTGAAACTTTTATTATTGGACTATGCATCTTATCCTTTGTAGGCAGtcctagatagaaaaataatagtactgggcttctaccaactgATAACTCAAAAGACATCCTATAAACTACCTTATTAAGAACTCTATTCAAGATGTTCATAGCAGCCTTTAGAGGTTCATGTATAAGATATCATGATAAATTATACCCTTTCATCAtgcttctaatcatatttttatgagtGCAATTACATCTTTCAATTATACTATTTTACTCAGGAGTTTCAAGTATGATATATTAAGCAACTATCCCTTTTAGAACCATATCCTTTTCTTATTATATATGGAATCTTTAGGGTATGACCAATACACTAAATAAGTACTCTCATCTTTCctttaaaatattaaaactcttgaacaaaaaaataaaaataaatttgttcACATTCCATTTATCTCCATATGCATTATATATggtttaatctaatcaaaattgtaCAAAAAGAAAATTAAGAGCTTAATGAGCAAAAAAAGCATTAGGGATGAAGATTTCAAAACTACTAACGTTAGGTGTAATACTTTCTAGCTTCATAGTGTCACTATAATAAAAATAGGTTTTGACGTCAGTTTTATTACCTTTAGCGCCAATTATAATCGTCGCTAAAGGATTTACCGGCAAAAAATATTCTACTACCTAAGACAACATCTAAAATGATTTTACCGATGATTAATGATAGTGGGATTAAAGATAGTGCCAGCAAAGGCTCTTTAATTGTCAGAAAAGATCAAGACTTTTGGTTGCGGGCAATTACAATCGttggaaaaaattttcaaattttaaaactgACAATTGTTAATACCCTATAGAAGTCTATAAATCCTACAATTACATTGTTAATAACCACACACTGATATCTTACTCTGCTGAGTTCTTTTCATTTTAAGATAAACTTCTACTAGCACTGAAGTTTGTTCTGCAAGACCTGCTCTACGACTATGCTAAGATTTCTCATATAGAAGAATTGAGAGGAGACCATGGGGAGTAATATCACACTTAGCTTCATTACATAATAAGGACAGAAAGTAGAAGACTAGCCAGACATTTTATGACAGTCTTCAATTGATTTACAATAGGATGGAAGTGAAGGAATGATACATAAGAATAGAAACAGAAGGCTTCAATAAGTTCAGTAATATCTGATCTTCATTTGAAAGTCGCATATATGCATCAGGCTTCTTACTTCTTTAAGTTCTATCTGAATCACCAGAGAAGATCTTATGCCCCATGCTACTTGATATAAACATAGATATTGCTTCCTATTTTTGCTTCACTAGAGCTTTAGCAACTTCGGCCTGCCAAATgggtgaaaaaagaaaaaaagagttaATATAAAGACAAAACCCACGGGAACATCGTATCTAACAATAATGAGTTTTTGGCTGCACATGATGTAGAAATACAATAATAATGTCCAGCTTTTAGGGATGGGAAGCAACACTACATGACAAATAAAGTATCCCAAGTGAAAGTGACTCGAAAAGTCATATTATGAAGCTTGGatgagccatagctcaggctagCAAAGATAATAGATCGTAATTGAAGCCtattttttaagtacttaagcaTGATTATATTTCATGCGCCTTGTAGTGGGATGGCAAAGGGATCAGGGTCGAGGGCAGAGCAATTACTGGGATGTCCATAAATTTTAAACCGGTAATTACATTGTTAATTACAGCAGACCCCACTCAACTGTAGGAAAATATTATGACAGAAGAGACAGAGTGCCAAGCACAAAGAAATCCTGTCAGCATGAGGATAAAGCTCCAAGTAGAACATAAATAAAGGTACTTCTTGTTTCCTAACCATAGAAGTCCATAAATTCTTTAAATAAAATAGTATCATTGTGATGAAACATTCACCCCCTAGAAATGGATCAAGAAGATTAAGACATTTGAAAACAACAGAGATGCAAGCATTGAACTTAGAGCCAGCACAAACATCGAATCAATAGCAAAATCCCAACATTTCAGCCTGCAACAGTAAAGCAATTGCTGATTTGGGATTAGAAAACTAAGAACCCCATATAGGATTAAATGATGACCCACAGATTTGCATACTGGCATCATCATCGTTCATAGTAAATCCCCCAAGACTCCACTCGAAGGATATGAAGGAAACCTGAAGCAAAAGGACCAAACGGACCAATATCAAAATCAGCTTTTTTAGCTAACCAAGTAGAACATAAATAAAGGTACTTCTTGTTTCCTAACCATAGAAGTCCATAAATCCTTTAAATAAAACAGTATCATTGTGATGAAACATTCACCCCCCAGAAATGGATCAAGAAGATTAAGACATTTGAAAACAATAGATATGCAAGCATTGAACTCAGAGCCAGTGCAAACATCGAATCAATAGCAAAATTCCCAACATTTCAGCGTGTGATAGCAAAGCAATTGCTGATCTGGGATCAGAAAACTAAAAACCTCATATAGGATTAAATGATGACCTACAGATTTGCATACtggcatcatcatcattcataatAAATCCCCCAGACTCCGCTCGAAGGATATGAAGGAAACCCAAAGCAAAAGGACCAGACGGACCAATATCAAAATCAGCTTTTTAGCCAACCAAGTAGAACAAAAATAAAGGTACTTCTTGTTTCCTAACTATAGAAGTCCATAAATCCTTTAAATAAAACAATATCATTGTGATGAAACATTCATCCCCCAGAAATGGATCAAGAAGATTAAGACATTTGAAAACAATAGAGAAGCAAGCATTGAACTCGGAGCCAGTTCAAACATCGAACCAATAGCAAAATCCCCAACATTTCAGCCTGCAACAGCAAAGCAATTGCAGATCTGGGATAAAAAAACTAACAGTTCCATATAGGATTAAATAATGACCCATAGATTTGCATACtggcatcatcatcattcatagtAAATCCCCCAAGACTCcgctcaaaagatatgaaggaaaTCCAAAGCAAAAGGACCAGACGGACCAATATCAAAATCAGCCTTTTAGCCAACCAACTAGAACATAAATAAAGGTACTTCTTGTTTCCTAACTATAGAAGTCCATAAATCTTTTAAATAAAACAGTATCATTGTGATGAAACATTCACCCCCCAGAAATGGATCAAGAAGATTAAGATATTTGAAAACAACAGAGATGCAAGCATTGAACTCGGAGCTAGTTCAAACATCGAACCAATAGCAAAATCCCCAACATTTCAGCATGCAACAGCAGAGCAATTGCTAATCTGGGATCAGAAAACTAACAGTCCCATATAGGATTAAATGATGACCCACAGATTTGCATACTGGCATCATCATCGTTCATAGTAAATCCCCCAAGACTCCGCTCAAAGGACATGAAGGAAATCCAAAGCAAAAGGACCAGATGGGCCAATATCAAAATCAGCTTTTTTAGCTAACCAAGTAGAACATAAATAAAGGTACTTCTTGTTTCTTAACCATAGAAGTCCATAAATCCTTTAAATAAAACAGTATCATTGTGATGAAACATTCACCCCCCGAAATGGATCAAGAAGATTAAGACATTTGAAAATAATAGAGATACAAGCATTGAACTCAGAGCTAGTGCAAACACCAAACCAATAGCAAAATCCCCAACATTTCAGCCTGCAACAGCAAAGCAATTGCTGATATGGGATCAAAAAACTAAGAACCCCATATAGGATTAAATGATGACCCACAGATTTGCATACTGGCATCATCATCGTTCATAGTAAATCCTCAAGACTTCGCTCAAAGGATATGAAGGACATCCGAAGCAAAAGGACTAGACAGACCAACATCAAAATCAGCTTTTTTTAGCTAAATCAGCAAGAAAATCTGCTGCTCTATTACCATCATGAAAGATATGGAGATTAAAAGCCCAGTGAATAGGCTTAAGTAACAGATGCCCAATAATTGAAAAACAATCTTGCCCAAATAAATTGAGTATAAGTAGGTTTCTGAATATGGCAGTGAAGAACTTTCGAGTAGGCTGATAAAGATACCCAGTAAAACAATATCATATCAAACTTgagtaatcaaatattaaaatgaaGTCTTCTATTTAAAAGACTCGAGATTGATACTAACTTCAGGCCTTCcttttttagattcaaaataatgAAAGAACCTACAATCTTTGGTTTCTTTATAATTATTCTCCCATGCCTGAAAATAAACAATAAAAGGAGGTACATGGAGGCACTGACAAGAAAATATGTAAAACAATGTCTAAATGACACTATAATCAATCAAAAAACAGCAAACTATCTATGTCCATTAATCAACAATTTGTCAAACTAATCATAATGTAAGTTTTAAAACTAGCCACCGTAAAAGACATTATAAAACCCAACCAGCCATCATAATCCAAACCAAAGTTTTCCATTGATCTCTTGATATATGGTCAGGTTTATTCGAATGTAGCTCCTGAAGAGTTCTATATTTTTCTGTGTACTCAGGCTTCAAATTACTTTTGTAATCCCTCCATTTTTTTGCTATGGACTTAAGAACCCAATCATCACCAATTCGTGGAATAGTAAACTTTGCCTACAATACAAAAAGATTaaaataacaaaaacaaattatGAAATGCAGACTCCATACAACTCATAATATTTTAATAacgaaaaaataaatatgagtaaCCATTTTACCTTCACAAATGCCAAAAGTTTGCTTTTTCCCTCTTTTGGAAAGGTTCTCCAATCGCTAAAATTCAAAGGAGTTAGTGCACCATTTCTTGCCATGATCCCTAAAAAACTAGCTAGCACTCGCCCTTTTTCATCAACGGGTTGCCCACGATCATTAAACTTTACAACAATTGTGTTTTCTTCAGGCATGTCCCAAACATCAGCCAATAGAGTAGGTCCACTTACAGCCCTTTGTTCTAAGGATTGTGATTGTCAAAATTATCATTAATTAGTAAGCATCCTGATGCAACAGCCCATGAGAAAAAATATATGCTAATAAAGATAGAAAAGGCAAACAGCCATTACAACTCCTTAAAGCCAAAATACAGTACCTACCCATCTAGTTCAATCTCAGTAATTTTCAGCAAGTTTGAAATAACTATTCACAATTACTGTTCAACCTTCTAAATTCcagaatctaaattattttagtttCTAGGAACACCATGACCATCTTAAATAGCTCCTaccctactttctcttgtatacaTGTCATAAATTTCAAAGGCCCCATATTAGATTTTGTCCTACATCACAAACAActatataatactatattatacctgatatattttcttcctcttctccttcctctagaAATTCAACACTTAGAGATTCATCATTATTTTCCATATCACTATTATTGTGATGTTCCGAGTGAGACTCATCATTCTCCATGTAATTATTTGATTGATGATTCACACGAGAAGAGCGCTTTCATTTCAATACGATATTGTTGGATGATCTCTGTTTTGAAAGGTGCTGCTGCtgcaaaaatttaatatatacatagagagagagggaaataGACATCAGGCAGATAGTTGGTTTTTGACGAAGAATTAAGCAACAAAAACTTAGGGTTATACCGAGATCTTTTTTGCTGAATTTGTAACTTCTGTCAAGCTTTTTGAAAtcttcaaaattttcaattcCTTGAGAAGAGAATGGTTAAAGTAATTGATTAAAGAATCATTCTTTCTTAACTTACAATTAATAATTAGGAAAAAAATGTAAGACTTGATAAATTTACAATCAGTCACCTCagttctctttttattttcttcaattcTTTGCTTGCGAGACTCTTCATATGTATTGGTGTTACAACCCTTTGCTATCTTGTTTGGTCGGgctaaagaataaattaaaaaaaaattatttactttcTTAGATTGATAAGTATTTTGTAACTAGATATGTTATACTTGATGCATTTTCTTCCCCTGGTCCTTCCTCTTTGAAATCTCCATTTTGAAATTGATCATCATTCTCCATAGGACTGTTTGATCGATTATGGGTATTAGAAGTGAGACTCATTTTGCCTTTGGGATAGACTTTGTTGTTGAGACCGTAAAGGTATATTACTTTCGGCTTGACTACGTTCGTCTATCAAAGGCTCCATTGATATGTTTTCTTGATTTCTCCATAATATCTGCAACAATATGTCAAATACAACATCTTCTAGATCAGTGGCAATTCAATAACAATAAACGAAAAGAAATATAGTAATTGAAAAAAATCCAGCCATATAACAGTAAAAGAAAACATTAGAAGGAACTCCAATATAGCTAATTAAGGGCAATCTTAAATAGTATAGTTGGTCAATAATGGGATGGGTCATTATCTTCAGTTACGACTTCAAAAAGCTTAGTCtacatcaacaaaaaaaaatcattcacatGCATTGCATATTACACAACCAAAACTGATTGGTTACCACCATCTCTGACCCTCACGACCACTGGCTCATGATTTACTGTTATGCTTCTGGCCTCCTGCTGTGCCTCTACCCACCAAATCCCTTGACAAGATGGAAAAATAAGCAAAGAGAAAATTGTAGCCAAGTTGGATAATTAGGTAGGGTGTCCAAATGTAAGCTGGTTCGCATTTGAGGCATGGTTTGGCCAACCAGTTGGGTTCCCGGCTTGGGTTAGTTTAGTGTTCAAAATTTTGCATCAAGTTCAGGCCCACCCAGACATGACCTCAAACCAACCTTTTTAGAGGCCTAAGTGTGACTCTTCAACCTAGTGGAGTTGGAGAATTATGGAGTATCTAAGTATCTGCTAGGCCTTTACAATCACATGAtttaccatctttttttttttatggattatCTGAGTATTGAATTAACTTAGCAACATAATTTAATGGACTCTTGTGACCCCATCAGGCATGATGCCTGTGGTGCTTTCAAAAAGCAAACCACTTAATGCAGTAAGATCATGATTTTTCAATGAGAGGGTTAAATGGCTTATGCTCCTTATGCATAGtctcctctttcttaggaacaagAACAACAAGTGATGTCCTTTGTGCAATGTAGCCTTCTGTTTAGGAAACCATTTAACTGATCATGTACATGTGCTAAGTACAATAATGTTGAAGACAAAAAGCAAAGGAAGCTCATGTAAACTTCAGAGCTTGGACTTTTTCCATGCCATTTTAACCATCAGTTCCATATCCTTAAAAAGAGTGTTCTTAATCTCTTATCTCTCCTTGCTATCAGATGCTATAAAATCCAAATCCCCAGGCTCTGGTCCCCCAAAATCTCTCTAGGAAAAAAATTCTAGTAAGATTGTACATTTTCCTCATGCTCCCTCATGCCTAACTACTTCCCTTGCTTGAAaccaaaccttttttttttttatgatagaaGTTTTACTTGATGCAAGTAAAATAATCTCTTCCAAGAAACTTATATATATCCTATTCAGGCAAAAAAAGGTTGGACTAACAACATAATGTGATTAACACAAGCAATCATAAAATCCCGGATGTCTTGATATTCCTATTGCCTTCTCCAACAAATTATACCAATATAAATAAAATACTTGGGATGTTCCAAGGGTCTAGCCCTTCTCTAAGACTATCCAGTGCAACTGATAACCATTTAGAGGCTCCACAACCAGAACAAGCGCACAGAGTGTCATCTAAGGAGAAGTTCTTTAGTGATATATTTCTTTAGTTATACATTTCCTCTATGATCCAAGAAAAACCTTAAGTTCCAATGGGCTTAACTTTAAACCTAAAAACAGCCTGATGGAGGATCATCTCTGCAAGTGATATGTAACCTGCAAAATCGAAAAGCACCAGTCTCACATTTCACCATCAAACTTGTATAACAGCCAACCTAATTGCTTAAGAATCTGAACATGCCTCGGGTctcatttcttttcatttcagataaaataaaataaggtaATTTTTTGTCTGTTCTTGCTCAAAAATAGTCTGCCACCTTCAAGAGCCAGACCATGCCAGAACTCCCAGCCCTAATATCATTATATTCATGATTCCATAATTTAAGCAAGAGGTACACAAATCCCATGTCAATGATCAACGGATAACATAAGAGAGATAAAATCAAGCTCTATTTCTAACCAaattctacaaaagaaaaattcttACTTAGCAAATCATTTCAACAGGCACACATTCTATAAACCCCAATAACCCATTCATGAAACAATGTAAATTTtcttttcctaatttttttttaaaaaaatcagagaaCCTACCAATAAAACCTCTGAAACAGACAATGGATCCACGAAAGCAGATGAAGTTTCCAATAATAAGCAATCATCAAAATAGCAGGTCGCAATCTGTTAACACCATCAAAATAATTACCAAGGTAGGAATGAATAACAATCTGTTAACTCCAATAGATGGCTGCTAACACCATCAAAACAGCAAGTCGGAAGTTTGCTGGAAAATTTCTGTTGTACCAAGATGCTGATGCATGTGTAGTCCAATACCTCTGCAAGGGAAATGCCAAAATAGGGGATTTACTTGTAAAATGCACCAAGTATTGTAATGAATACAACCATGATATACATTATCTAGTTTTCCCAATATTCACCCGACTCTTTTTGAGCAAATCACACGCCTTCATAAGCCCGGAATGCAAAATCCTTTAGATCTGTCTACCAACcactaaagaaaaaaaatgactaagagaAACCCTACTATAAGATGGTGCACATAAGGAACCTCGGATTAATTGTGGAATGCCAGGATGATGATAGGGTTGTGGTTCTTTAAATCTGACCTAAATTACATTGGACGTAGGCGGGATCCCCTTCTGTAGCAGGAAGAGCTGGGATACCCTCGCCATCAGTCGGAGAACAGAAAGAAGGCCTCGAAGTCAGCCGTCCGCCGGAGGGAGGGGAGACA includes:
- the LOC140850869 gene encoding uncharacterized protein isoform X4 is translated as MENDESHSEHHNNSDMENNDESLSVEFLEEGEEEENISEQRAVSGPTLLADVWDMPEENTIVVKFNDRGQPVDEKGRVLASFLGIMARNGALTPLNFSDWRTFPKEGKSKLLAFVKAEVAKALVKQK
- the LOC140850869 gene encoding uncharacterized protein isoform X3; the encoded protein is MENDESHSEHHNNSDMENNDESLSVEFLEEGEEEENISEQRAVSGPTLLADVWDMPEENTIVVKFNDRGQPVDEKGRVLASFLGIMARNGALTPLNFSDWRTFPKEGKSKLLAFVKVSFISFEWSLGGFTMNDDDASMQICRSC
- the LOC140850869 gene encoding uncharacterized protein isoform X2, whose amino-acid sequence is MENDESHSEHHNNSDMENNDESLSVEFLEEGEEEENISEQRAVSGPTLLADVWDMPEENTIVVKFNDRGQPVDEKGRVLASFLGIMARNGALTPLNFSDWRTFPKEGKSKLLAFVKVSFISFEWSLGGFTMNDDDASMQICGSSFNPIWGS
- the LOC140850869 gene encoding uncharacterized protein isoform X1, producing the protein MENDESHSEHHNNSDMENNDESLSVEFLEEGEEEENISEQRAVSGPTLLADVWDMPEENTIVVKFNDRGQPVDEKGRVLASFLGIMARNGALTPLNFSDWRTFPKEGKSKLLAFVKAKFTIPRIGDDWVLKSIAKKWRDYKSNLKPEYTEKYRTLQELHSNKPDHISRDQWKTLVWIMMAGWVL